The sequence TATTGTTGGAAGAACAAACGCAGACAGAGCATAGCCGTATTACGCGTATTGCATCGAAAGAACTCAACATGAGTCGCCCGTTACCCAGCGAAGAAATTGTGGTAAAGGTGCCGTGAGTATAGGGAAGATATGATTAGGCAAGCAAAAACCAAACAGGCGAGTAAAAAGCAAAAACCGCAACTTATCCATTGGCGTTTATACGTGGTGGTTGGGTTTGTGTTTGCGCTATTTTCGAGCTTGGTGGGGCGGGCTGCTTATATTCAAATTATCGAGCCAGATAAGTTACGCCATGAAAGTGATATGCGTACTCTGCGTACCACGAGCCGTGAGGTTCAGCGAGGGTTAATCACAGATCGAAATGGTGATATGCTTGCCGTGAGCGTGCCAGTGCGTGCGGTTTGGGCCGATCCAAAGCAAGTTAATGACAGCAATAGTTTTGCCGATATGCGCCGCTGGCAAGCGTTGGCCGATGTGTTACATGAACCGTTAGCAGATGTGCTAGATAGAGTTCGTAGTAACCCCACTAAACGCTTTACCTATCTTAAACGTCAAGTCACCCCCGCAGTGGCGGATTACATTACTCAGCTGAAGTTACCTGGGGTGTTTTTAAAATCAGAATCCCGCCGTTATTATCCAGGTGGTGAAATTACCGCTCAGCTTATTGGTATCACTAACATTGATGATGTTGGGATTGAAGGCGTTGAAAATGCCTACAATAGTTGGTTGACAGGCACGCCATCCAAACAAAAGGTGCGTAAGTCGCGTGATGGTCATGTCGTTGAGCACCTCGATATAGTACAAGAAGGCGAGAGTCCAAATGATCTTGTACTGAGTATTGATCATCGTATTCAGCAGTTAGCCTACCGTGAGCTTAAACGTACTACAGAGATGAACCAAGCCACCTCTGGCTCGATTGTCGTACTAGACATCCATACGGGTGAAGTGCTTGCCATGGTAAACACCCCCTCTTATAACCCCAATTCTCGCGATAATCTGCAAACCTTCAGAATGCGTAATCGCGCTATGACAGACACTTTTGAACCGGGGTCGACGATTAAACCTTTTGTCGTGGCGGCGGCGCTTGAGGCTGGCACTGTTAAGGCAACGGATATTATCCCGACTTCTCCAGGTTGGATGCGTTTAGGTGGGCGCCAAGTGCGTGACCCTAATAATTATGGTGATATGAGCCTTGCGCGTATTCTGGCGAAATCTAGCAACGTAGGGATCAGTAAGTTAGCCCTGTCCATTCCGGTACAACAACTGCTAGGTACTTATCAGTCCATGGGGTTAGGTAGTTTTTCGGGGATTAATCTTACGGGTGA is a genomic window of Shewanella putrefaciens containing:
- a CDS encoding peptidoglycan glycosyltransferase FtsI, which translates into the protein MIRQAKTKQASKKQKPQLIHWRLYVVVGFVFALFSSLVGRAAYIQIIEPDKLRHESDMRTLRTTSREVQRGLITDRNGDMLAVSVPVRAVWADPKQVNDSNSFADMRRWQALADVLHEPLADVLDRVRSNPTKRFTYLKRQVTPAVADYITQLKLPGVFLKSESRRYYPGGEITAQLIGITNIDDVGIEGVENAYNSWLTGTPSKQKVRKSRDGHVVEHLDIVQEGESPNDLVLSIDHRIQQLAYRELKRTTEMNQATSGSIVVLDIHTGEVLAMVNTPSYNPNSRDNLQTFRMRNRAMTDTFEPGSTIKPFVVAAALEAGTVKATDIIPTSPGWMRLGGRQVRDPNNYGDMSLARILAKSSNVGISKLALSIPVQQLLGTYQSMGLGSFSGINLTGESAGLIQDRHRWSDFERATLSFGYGLTATTLQLARMYATLGNGGTLYPVSILKLKKPPEGERVISAKVARDVLQMLVTVTEKGGTGTLAHIDGYPVAGKSGTSRKAVAGGYGDDYVALFAGVAPANNPKLAIVVVVNEPKGDLYYGGSVAGPAFAKVMSGALQMLNVEPISDKEQVQLAGIAGRAE